The following are from one region of the Pseudorasbora parva isolate DD20220531a chromosome 12, ASM2467924v1, whole genome shotgun sequence genome:
- the chst7 gene encoding carbohydrate sulfotransferase 7, translated as MRDSHQPILAQGAELVTLRVRKKKIPPSKLYRCNLTVFIQVGEQFAEICVTHSAEAMKRRLQKKYIILILGYSVALLLIPYVLDYRSKSSHIKDGYQQQKCPDLESTIALWSSTRTGNSTEVEDYGNRSQSRTHIYLHATWRTGSSFLGELFNQHPDVFYLYEPMWNMWQALYPGDAGSLQGAVRDMMNSLFRCDFSVLKLYAGSSNVSTSFIFGWKTNKVICSEPLCKAYKKHEIGLVQGEVCSKCQPRDIKELEKECKKYPVMVIKDVRVLDLAVLVPLMRDPAINLHIVQLFRDPRAVHNSRLKSKLALVKESIQVLRSKKQNDKYKRLLVPSNRVHRAENYVSSAMELICDNWLNDMLLVMNAPPWVRRNYVQVKYEDLVLRPVDALQRLFRFANLTLSPAMEKFVVNMTHGQGYSSDKPFLISSRDAKEAIYAWRERLNVEQVNQVEAYCSEVMRQLGYQKRNMDKT; from the coding sequence ATGCGCGACAGCCACCAGCCAATCCTGGCGCAGGGGGCGGAACTTGTCACATTAcgggtgagaaaaaaaaagattccacCCTCTAAACTTTACCGCTGTAATCTAACAGTATTCATACAGGTAGGCGAGCAGTTCGCCGAGATCTGCGTCACTCACTCCGCTGAGGCCATGAAGAGAAGGCTTCAGAAAAAATACATCATCTTGATTCTAGGATACTCCGTGGCGCTGCTTTTAATTCCCTACGTGTTAGATTATCGGAGCAAATCGTCCCACATTAAAGATGGATATCAGCAACAAAAGTGTCCTGATCTGGAGAGCACCATCGCCCTGTGGAGTAGCACCAGGACGGGCAACTCAACGGAGGTGGAGGACTATGGCAACAGGAGTCAGTCCAGAACACACATATACCTCCACGCAACCTGGAGGACAGGTTCCTCATTTTTAGGGGAATTATTTAATCAGCACcctgatgtgttttatttataCGAGCCCATGTGGAACATGTGGCAGGCGCTTTATCCAGGAGATGCTGGCAGTTTAcaaggagcagtgagagatatGATGAACTCTCTGTTTAGATGCGATTTCTCAGTTTTAAAACTCTACGCTGGCTCGTCCAACGTAAGCACCTCTTTTATTTTCGGCTGGAAAACGAACAAGGTCATTTGCTCCGAGCCTCTTTGCAAAGCGTATAAAAAACACGAAATTGGCTTAGTTCAAGGAGAAGTGTGTAGCAAATGCCAGCCGAGAGATATCAAAGAGCTAGAGAAAGAGTGCAAAAAGTACCCCGTGATGGTCATTAAAGACGTGAGGGTTTTAGATTTGGCGGTTTTGGTTCCTCTCATGCGAGATCCCGCTATCAATCTCCATATAGTCCAGTTGTTTCGCGACCCCAGGGCTGTGCACAATTCTCGGCTTAAGTCCAAACTGGCTCTGGTGAAGGAGAGCATACAGGTGTTGAGGAGCAAGAAACAGAACGACAAATACAAGCGCCTTCTGGTGCCTAGCAACAGGGTCCACCGAGCCGAGAACTACGTCTCGAGCGCCATGGAGTTAATATGCGACAATTGGCTCAACGACATGTTGCTCGTTATGAACGCTCCGCCATGGGTGAGGAGAAACTACGTGCAGGTGAAATACGAAGACCTAGTGCTCAGACCTGTGGACGCGCTCCAGAGGCTCTTTCGTTTCGCCAACCTCACCCTTTCTCCAGCCATGGAGAAATTTGTGGTGAACATGACCCACGGACAGGGCTATTCTTCAGATAAACCGTTCCTCATATCATCCAGAGATGCCAAAGAGGCAATTTACGCCTGGAGGGAAAGGCTGAATGTGGAGCAGGTGAACCAGGTGGAAGCCTACTGCAGTGAGGTCATGAGACAGCTGGGTTATCAGAAGAGGAACATGGACAAGACCTAA
- the tubgcp5 gene encoding gamma-tubulin complex component 5, translating into MAHWSRFEKELELETRRLITHFTAIKDEEDQNFQMALKFTWSNFKFHHFLDINRHNVQRSINGIHEKLMVHSDVSKAESWMRLTEEFLSSPLPNTEGTKTDAHYSMLALLLHLSDSPSNTNYCERPRPKEAEKEDMFDWAKYLMEGEDIDTGPFPDTPDWSEEESEEEDSQQPLSREDSGIQVDRTPLEDHEQNDKTVQVTWTVGEPDSRAWLEQHIVTSYWVPNSPRFPHSLHLHSNLYNVWDQHLYNTGPLYLPEEKSFVTETQVIRETLWLFSGVKKLFIFQHNDGKVTVRNDVVVTHLTNNCLHSVLEHIAAYGQAVSRLQKFIDEVTGHSAEPCPPCLNATSSSKKNSEPPFRTYQAFVWALYKYFTSFKEELNAIEKEIIAKDETVTLSSVLERLSPHLAQITMLHRVFCTGVAEVPLGTSNVLRASHLLNTLYKAIIEYDSAGEASEQSVALLFSLWVETVRPYLEIVDEWIVHGHLFDPAKEFIIQRNKDVPVNHRDFWYATYTLYSVSETVESEERLSDAASGSSGGEQASSSRQHTMVSFLKPVLKQIIMAGKSMQLLKNLDCKETEQPDGSSRDAERKSLYTLFLESVQTRLRYGEESPTNMVTEQQATQKSLIKMQSIVARHLELDDIHDPLLAINFARLYLEQNDFHEKFSGGSVILDRSSESVTCQTFELTLRSCLYPHIERRYIECCGNLMRTLKKDYRLLGYLQAMRNYFLLEAGDTMYDFYTAIFDKVLEKESWQQLAFLNVQLQEAVGQRHPEDSSRLSIFLETIDPARKKQPVNNLDGLTLSYKVPWPVDIVISSECQKIYNQVFLLLLQIKWAKYSLDTLRFSDLTVAAKRQEGGQSEESTAKEPINQQIHRMFLLRVKLMHFVNSLHNYIMTRILHSTGLEFQHQVQEAKDLDQLIKIHYRYLSTIHDRCLLREKVSFVKEAIMKVLNLVLIFSDRWQAGFGAWKIESIDKMESDFKNCHMFLVTILNKAVCRGSFPHLESLALSLMAGFEQC; encoded by the exons ATGGCTCACTGGAGCAGGTTTGAGAAGGAGCTGGAGCTGGAGACCCGGAGACTCATCACACATTTTACTGCCATTAAGGATGAGGAAGATCAAAACTTTCAAATGGCTCTTAAGTTTACTTGGTCAAATTTCAA GTTTCACCATTTCCTTGATATCAACAGACATAATGTGCAGCGATCCATTAATGG gATTCATGAGAAACTCATGGTCCACTCTGACGTAAGTAAAGCAGAGAGCTGGATGCGGCTAACTGAAGAATTTCTCAGTTCTCCTCTTCCTAATACTGAGGGAACCAAG ACTGATGCCCACTACAGCATGCTGGCTTTATTACTCCATCTGTCTGACtctccatccaacacaaactaCTGCGAAAGACCCAGACCGAAAGAAGCAG AGAAAGAAGACATGTTTGATTGGGCAAAGTACCTCATGGAAGGAGAAGATATCGATACTGGGCCCTTTCCAGACACTCCA GACTGGTCTGAGGAAGAGAGTGAAGAAGAAGATAGCCAGCAGCCCCTGAGCAGAGAGGATTCTGGGATACAGGTGGACAGAACGCCACTGGAGGACCACGAGCAGAATGATAAGACCGTCCAAGTCACCTGGACTG TGGGTGAGCCGGACTCCAGGGCTTGGTTGGAGCAGCATATTGTCACTTCATATTGGGTTCCCAACTCTCCCCGCTTTCCACACAGCCTCCACCTGCACTCCAACCTTTACAATGTCTG ggaccagcacctgtataacACTGGGCCTCTCTACCTGCCTGAGGAGAAGTCTTTTGTTACAGAGACGCAAGTGATTCGGGAAACTCTTTG GCTCTTCTCTGGTGTTaaaaaacttttcattttccagcACAATGATGGCAAGGTGACTGTGAGGAATGATGTGGTGGTCACTCATTTAACTAAT AACTGTCTTCACTCTGTACTGGAGCACATAGCGGCCTATGGGCAGGCTGTTTCCCGTCTGCAAAAGTTTATTGATGAAGTTACCGGCCACAGTGCAGAGCCCTGTCCTCCATGTCTTAACGCTACATCGTCCTCCAAGAAGAACTCTGAGCCTCCCTTCCGGACCTACCAAGCATTCGTGTGGGCCCTGTATAAATACTTCACCAGCTTTAAAGAAGAGCTCAATGCTATCGAAAAAGAAATCATTGCCAAAG ATGAGACGGTGACTCTATCATCTGTGCTGGAGCGGTTAAGTCCTCACCTGGCTCAGATCACGATGCTGCACAGGGTTTTCTGCACAGGAGTGGCTGAAGTGCCGCTCGGAACGTCCAACGTATTGCGAGCCTCGCACTTACTCAACACACTCTACAAGGCCATCATAGAATATGATAGTGCGGGCGAGGCCTCCGAGCAGTCT GTGGCGCTCCTTTTCTCTCTCTGGGTAGAAACCGTTCGGCCATACCTTGAGATTGTAGATGAATGGATCGTTCATGGTCACTTATTTGACCCCGCCAAAGAGTTCATAATTCAGAG GAACAAGGATGTACCAGTAAACCACAGGGACTTCTGGTATGCCACTTACACGCTGTATAGCGTATCCGAGACGGTGGAGAGCGAGGAGAGGCTCAGTGATGCTGCCAGTGGAAGCTCTGGTGGGGAACAGGCGTCCAGCAGCAGACAGCACACCATGGTGTCCTTCCTCAAGCCTGTACTCAAGCAGATTATCATGGCTGGCAAATCCATGCAGCTGCTGAAAAACCTGGACTGCAAGGAGACCGAACAGCCAGATGGCTCCTCCAGAG ATGCCGAAAGAAAGAGTCTCTACACGCTTTTCTTGGAGTCAGTGCAGACACGTCTTCGGTATGGGGAAGAGTCACCTACAAATATGGTTACCGAGCAACAGGCCACTCAGAAGAGTCTGATCAAGATGCAGTCCATTGTAGCACGTCATCTGGAGCTGGACGACATCCATGACCCCCTGCTGGCCATTAATTTTGCAAG GCTTTATTTAGAGCAGAATGACTTCCATGAGAAATTCTCTGGTGGCAGTGTGATTTTGGACCGCTCCTCCGAATCTGTGACATGTCAGACGTTTGAGCTCACGCTCCGTTCCTGTCTGTATCCACACATTGAGAGGAGATACATCGAATGCTGTGGGAACCTCATGAGAACCCTGAAGAAAGACTACAG gCTTCTAGGGTACTTGCAGGCCATGAGAAACTACTTCCTGTTGGAAGCTGGTGATACTATGTATGATTTCTACACAGCCATCTTTGACAAAGTTCTAGAGAAGGAGAGCTGGCAGCAGCTGGCGTTCCTCAATGTGCAGCTGCAAGAGGCTGTTGGACAGCGCCACCCAGAGGACAGCAGCCG GTTGTCCATATTTCTTGAAACTATTGATCCGGCAAGAAAAAAACAGCCAGTGAATAACCTTGATGGTCTTACTCTGAGTTATAAG GTTCCATGGCCTGTAGACATTGTTATTAGTTCAGAGTGTCAGAAAATCTACAATCAAGTCTTCCTACTGCTGCTTCAGATCAAATGGGCCAAATATAGTCTGGACACATTACGGTTCAGTg ATTTGACAGTAGCCGCTAAGAGGCAAGAAGGAGGCCAATCGGAGGAAAGCACAGCCAAAGAGCCCATAAACCAGCAGATTCACAGGATGTTTCTCTTGAGGGTCAAACTCATGCACTTTGTCAACAGCCTCCACAACTACATTATGACTAGG ATCCTACACAGTACAGGTCTAGAATTTCAACACCAAGTGCAGGAGGCAAAGGACCTGGACCAGCTCATTAAAATCCACTACAGATACTTGTCTACCATTCATGACCGATGTCTGCTCAGAGAAAAA